The genomic region AGACGTGAGCTGATGCGCAAGCCATCCTATGTCTGTTGACGGAATAGACTGCCGTGGAAATCTCGCCGCATGATTGTCTGGACCAGAAAAGTCTCGACAGTGCAAGCAAGAGTTCGATGCCGTGTATGCGCTAGGTGCGCTCACAGCAGCGGCAGGAGCTGATGCTGGCGCGGAATGTGCAATCTCATCGAGCTTGTTTCGAATCGGCCATTCATTCCCTCCGGTGATCCTCTCCACCTCTCTTTGCTGGTCGAATACGATGAGCGTTGGCCAAGCCTGGATCTCGTACTTTTGCAATAGATCTTTGTTTTCATCTGTGTTTATCTTGATGAACATGACCTGACCTGGTCGTGACAACTCGCGGGTCATCTCAGTGTAGGCTGGTGCAAAGGCTCGACAAGGTCCGCACCATGGTGCCCAGAAGTCGGCCACGACTGCACGAGATGATGCTAGACATTGATCAAATTGCGATGCCGAGGTAATGTCGATTGGTCCTGATGTGGAGCTCGGTGCGTTGGACGGTGCTGGAATGCCATTTGGCTTGGGTTTCGAAGCCTGTAATGCCTTGAGATCTGGTTTCGAAGAAGCGGGAATCGGTGGAGGAGCGCCGTAACCCTGAGAAGAGTCTGGCCGGACTCCAGGTACAGGTGTTGGTGCCGTGGCACCTTTGTTCATACCCCAATCCAGAGCAGAACGCTTAGGTCTGGGTGGCATGGCAGGTTCTGCACGGGGTGGCGGCGGTGGCAGAGGTTCAGCACGTTGCCTCGGCGCCGGCTCAATCGCAAGTCGTTCTTCACGTGGCTCATCTCTACTATCGAACCTAGGCACGACTGCAGGCTGAATTACAGGCTGCCTCACTAGAGGTGGTGGAGTCGTCCCATTCTTCCCAACTTGCTCTACCTTCGGCGTTGACTTTGTCTGTCTGAGAGGTCTCATACCAGCATACTTCCGATCAGCAGCTTCTCGCTCTTCCTTTGTTCGTTTCGGGGGTAGAGGAGGAAGCTTGGAAGCGTCAAAGTCTGGCGCCCGAGTTTTGTAGCGCTCGCCTTGTGATGTGAGCGAGGTGGCGTTCGATACTCCCGAGACAGATGACCTTGTCGTCGCAATAGAACTCATGGATTCATTCGATCCTCTCCGGCTTCGGTCGAAATCTGAGGGCGCCTCCGAGGGTCGTCGTGGTGGCAGAGCTGGCGATGGATTTCCCGACGGTCTCCTGGGTGGCAAAGCAGGTCCGGCGGACAACTGTGACGATTGCGTTGTAGTCCTCGCGGGTAGAGGAGGTCGTGCAGCTCCATTACTGCCATTCACGATATGGCCATTCGTTGCTCCTGCATCAGGTAAATTCCCCATCGAGCGATTCGCAGATGGTGCATGAGCCTGAGTGAGAGGCACATTTGCGCTTTGAGGTCGATCAGGTCTCGCAGGTAAATGTGGCCTGGCAGGCGGCGGTGGTGGTGGTTGTCGCCTTTGCGCTGGTGGGGGCACTGTCCCACTTGCCGTGCGATGACTTTGTGGCGTCGTTCTAGGCTGTGGTTGGCCAACTTGACTCAGCTTCAGCGCGGCCATACGCTCCTTGATGGTCATTGGGGCTGGCTCGTCGTCCGCCATGTTGTGAATTATACTGTGGTTGTACCGTGGCTCAAAAGAATGTGGTTGTAGCAAGGACGACTCGAAACACTACGGACCGGTGAACAGCATGGCTAGTAGGTCGGAGGATGGAAGCTGATGGTTTGCTTCGAGTGCACAGCCGCTCTGCCAAATAGTGTGAGTCTGGATGCTGTGCCGCGGAGCTAAGGTTTTCCATGCGATCCTTCAGAGGCAGAAGTGACAGTTTTGGGCCCTACACAAAAGAGAAAGGACAGAGGGTTGCAGCTGCCGCCTCTAAAGGCGACCACTGAGCACGATCTGTTGCCGCGTGGAGTGAAGTCAAATGTGGGGCGACCTCGTTTGGGGTTTGGCGCTAGAGCGATCTGTCATACCACGAAGCAGGACGACTGTCGTAGCACGGCGTATACATGTACACAAGACCTAGAGGGGTGGTAAATGATAGCATGATATGATCACTCACAGGAGTAGCGAAGCGTTTTGCATTCACGGTTCCTACTATGCAGAGAAACGACTGAGTCATCTGGTGCTCTTAGGGTACATGCTAAATAAAGTCATGGGATAAGGTCCACTCCACCACGACTGGCTCAATCATGGAAGGCTGTTGTCGTAGTAGCCTGCTGTAACTTGCTCGGTAATCCAGATACGTTTCAGGACTTGTCGCGCTCAAAAACAGCAGCCACAGCCAGTCTCGCTCTGCATGAGGACATTTCATGTCTGATATTGCCAGCGCAGCTGTCGTTATCAGCTCAAAGTCTCGATCGGACAGCACACAATTAGCACACGGTGTAATTAAGTGCCCAGCACACGTATCGTCATTACGGTGTCGCAGAATCTGCATAGATACCGGAAGGTTGACACAGCATTGCTTGCAGTCACATCTATTGCTTATACGGTACGTCTTATGCACTCTACCCAGCCGATCGTCAGCCTGCGGTAACGTCCATCGCTTTTCTTGCACCATCATCCGATAGTCATGCCATGCCATGCAGAACAGATCC from Fulvia fulva chromosome 2, complete sequence harbors:
- a CDS encoding Thioredoxin, which produces MADDEPAPMTIKERMAALKLSQVGQPQPRTTPQSHRTASGTVPPPAQRRQPPPPPPARPHLPARPDRPQSANVPLTQAHAPSANRSMGNLPDAGATNGHIVNGSNGAARPPLPARTTTQSSQLSAGPALPPRRPSGNPSPALPPRRPSEAPSDFDRSRRGSNESMSSIATTRSSVSGVSNATSLTSQGERYKTRAPDFDASKLPPLPPKRTKEEREAADRKYAGMRPLRQTKSTPKVEQVGKNGTTPPPLVRQPVIQPAVVPRFDSRDEPREERLAIEPAPRQRAEPLPPPPPRAEPAMPPRPKRSALDWGMNKGATAPTPVPGVRPDSSQGYGAPPPIPASSKPDLKALQASKPKPNGIPAPSNAPSSTSGPIDITSASQFDQCLASSRAVVADFWAPWCGPCRAFAPAYTEMTRELSRPGQVMFIKINTDENKDLLQKYEIQAWPTLIVFDQQREVERITGGNEWPIRNKLDEIAHSAPASAPAAAVSAPSAYTASNSCLHCRDFSGPDNHAARFPRQSIPSTDIGWLAHQLTSPFPSLTDKARAIFTWLHHNVAYDTVAFFGNNVKPSTPQGTLQSGLAVCEGYAGLFAALALKVGLEAVVVSGHGKGFGHTELKPGDPLPRYNAGHAWNAVKIDNGEWKLIDCCWGAGHLGANQAYNKSFSPDKFTQTNNDFGLDHFPGDDSKQFRTDGRIVTWEKYITGNKSGCGADFFSGFVAEEGLAKTTFQPVEKKIVLAQQGPTVRFAFQKVCPHWDPIRCGKGPYYIYVLCLENLKDAGLDRNYIPFETNGDVWWCDVPLRELGNRPGLKCEIFIITKWNNRDGRGVTVDEYKRSRGRVALAFGGVCKWETA